A section of the Candidatus Nitrosacidococcus sp. I8 genome encodes:
- a CDS encoding DUF2066 domain-containing protein codes for MKKILGISLFLLTLVKIQASEIINLYEAEVPVRSKNLSTAEQINAEQQGLQDILLKVVGNRNLINRTYLNPILREAPNLVQQFRYSISDKNVPIFHVNFDHQGVKDLLVQNNLPIWGENRPALLLWIAIEDNRKRYLLTSNQSSLFIDRLKEQADMRGIPITFPLWDLEDQKQLTFGDVWGNFTMPIQTASHRYPATVQIVGRILRQEGNNWEGRWSLYSIEETQSWSISGGIDQVLDNGLNKSVDIITSHLVSGSSTLQSIVVQVSNVGSFTNYARLSSYFKTLSQVSKVQPIQLSQKNARFSLEIHGSISDLVSAISYGRVLTVDTQKQYDTDTIEVNPNNSTESNIEKNEVLNYKFIP; via the coding sequence ATGAAAAAAATTCTAGGGATATCCTTATTTTTACTTACTTTAGTAAAAATACAAGCTTCTGAAATTATAAACTTATACGAAGCAGAGGTTCCTGTGCGTAGTAAAAATTTGAGTACTGCTGAACAAATTAATGCAGAGCAGCAAGGATTACAAGATATACTACTGAAAGTAGTAGGGAATAGAAATCTAATCAATCGCACTTATCTTAATCCTATTCTCAGAGAAGCACCTAATTTAGTACAGCAATTTCGCTATAGTATTTCCGATAAGAATGTACCTATTTTTCATGTAAATTTTGATCATCAGGGGGTAAAAGATCTATTAGTCCAAAATAATTTGCCTATATGGGGAGAGAATCGTCCTGCTTTACTCCTATGGATTGCCATTGAAGATAATAGAAAACGATACCTACTTACATCTAATCAGTCTTCTCTATTTATAGATAGATTAAAAGAGCAAGCTGATATGAGAGGTATTCCTATTACTTTCCCCCTTTGGGATTTAGAAGATCAAAAACAACTTACCTTCGGAGATGTATGGGGTAATTTTACTATGCCAATACAGACAGCTTCTCATCGCTATCCAGCGACAGTACAAATCGTTGGGAGGATACTACGTCAAGAAGGAAATAATTGGGAGGGAAGATGGAGTCTTTATAGTATAGAAGAAACTCAAAGCTGGAGTATATCAGGGGGTATAGATCAAGTACTCGACAATGGATTGAATAAGTCTGTAGATATTATTACAAGCCATCTTGTATCTGGAAGTAGCACATTACAATCAATCGTTGTTCAGGTAAGCAACGTAGGTTCATTTACAAACTATGCAAGGTTATCTAGTTATTTTAAGACTCTTAGTCAAGTAAGCAAAGTGCAGCCTATCCAGCTATCCCAAAAAAACGCTAGATTTTCCTTGGAAATACATGGGTCTATATCAGATTTGGTTTCAGCAATTTCCTACGGAAGGGTACTTACAGTGGATACCCAAAAGCAGTATGATACTGATACCATTGAAGTTAACCCTAATAATTCTACAGAATCTAACATAGAAAAAAATGAAGTATTAAATTATAAATTTATTCCTTAA
- the purM gene encoding phosphoribosylformylglycinamidine cyclo-ligase — protein MNEKKVSSPSLSYRSAGVDIDAGNRLVDQIRPAAARTMRPEVLAGLGGFASLFELPTHRYQNPILVASTDGVGTKLKLAIQLGVYDTIGIDLVAMCVNDIIVQGAEPLFFLDYYATGKLNVDEASQVIHGISHGCLLAGAALVGGETAEMPGIYQDNDYDLAGFCVGIVEKNALIDGSQVQLGDSLIGIASSGPHANGYSLIRKIIDQGNWRLDTPFDNNTLGSVLLTPTQIYVKPLLELFSKVQVRALAHITGGGLLENLPRVLPTQLSAEINISQWAIPSIFCWLQQQGNLSKEELYRTFNCGIGMVVCVSEAETEKTLACLEGAGETAWVIGNIVNHQSGMPRVTLC, from the coding sequence ATGAATGAAAAAAAAGTATCTTCCCCTTCTTTGAGTTACCGATCTGCTGGCGTTGATATTGACGCAGGTAATCGCCTTGTAGATCAGATTAGACCCGCTGCAGCACGAACAATGCGCCCTGAGGTATTAGCAGGTCTAGGAGGATTTGCCAGCCTATTTGAGCTCCCTACTCATCGCTATCAAAACCCTATTCTTGTGGCAAGCACGGATGGAGTAGGCACAAAACTAAAACTTGCTATCCAGTTAGGTGTTTACGATACCATTGGCATTGATTTAGTAGCTATGTGTGTTAATGATATTATTGTTCAAGGAGCAGAGCCTCTTTTTTTCTTAGATTATTATGCTACTGGTAAGTTAAATGTAGATGAGGCTAGTCAAGTTATTCATGGAATTAGTCATGGTTGTCTCTTAGCAGGTGCCGCCTTAGTAGGTGGGGAAACTGCGGAAATGCCAGGCATATACCAAGATAATGACTATGACTTAGCCGGATTTTGTGTAGGTATTGTTGAAAAAAACGCTTTGATTGACGGCAGTCAGGTACAGTTGGGAGATAGCTTAATAGGAATCGCTTCTTCTGGCCCCCATGCAAATGGCTACTCCCTGATTCGTAAAATCATTGATCAAGGTAATTGGCGCTTAGATACTCCCTTTGATAATAACACCTTAGGCTCTGTACTGCTCACACCCACTCAAATTTATGTAAAACCCTTATTAGAACTGTTTAGCAAAGTACAAGTGCGTGCTTTAGCTCATATCACTGGTGGAGGATTACTAGAAAATTTACCTCGGGTTTTACCTACACAATTGAGTGCTGAAATTAATATTTCCCAATGGGCTATCCCTTCTATTTTTTGCTGGCTACAACAACAAGGGAATCTTTCTAAAGAAGAGTTATACCGTACCTTTAACTGTGGTATCGGCATGGTGGTTTGTGTTTCTGAAGCAGAAACTGAGAAGACTCTAGCCTGTTTAGAAGGTGCTGGAGAAACTGCTTGGGTTATCGGCAATATTGTTAATCATCAATCTGGAATGCCTAGAGTAACTCTTTGTTAA
- the purN gene encoding phosphoribosylglycinamide formyltransferase, producing MSTKLLPIVVLISGRGSNFLAILEQAQTGKLPVDIRAVIGNNPQAQGLFYAQQAGINTHILDHRQYKQRQIFDRELIKIIDIYTPDLVVLAGFMRILTLEFVQHYIGKLMNIHPSLLPKFPGLNTHQRALKAKVYEHGATVHFVTEEVDGGPIILQAKVPVYKNDTPEILANRVLEKEHKIYPQAILAFAKKEIYLKDGQVIRTTPLVK from the coding sequence ATGAGTACTAAATTGCTTCCTATTGTAGTTTTAATTTCCGGTCGAGGAAGTAATTTTCTTGCTATTTTAGAACAGGCTCAAACTGGAAAATTACCTGTAGATATACGAGCAGTAATCGGTAACAACCCTCAAGCACAAGGACTTTTTTATGCCCAACAGGCAGGAATAAACACTCATATACTAGACCATCGTCAATATAAGCAGCGTCAGATATTTGATCGAGAATTAATCAAAATTATTGATATTTATACCCCAGATCTTGTGGTACTAGCTGGATTTATGAGAATCTTAACTTTAGAATTTGTTCAGCACTATATCGGGAAATTAATGAACATCCACCCCTCTCTATTACCAAAATTTCCTGGGCTAAATACGCATCAAAGAGCACTTAAGGCTAAAGTTTATGAACATGGAGCTACCGTTCATTTTGTAACGGAGGAGGTAGATGGTGGGCCTATTATTTTACAGGCTAAAGTTCCTGTATATAAAAATGATACTCCGGAAATTTTAGCCAATCGAGTCTTAGAAAAAGAGCATAAAATTTATCCTCAGGCTATTTTAGCTTTCGCTAAAAAAGAGATATATCTTAAAGATGGGCAAGTTATTAGAACTACACCTTTGGTAAAGTAA
- the dcd gene encoding dCTP deaminase — protein MSVKPDRWIRDMSEKYDMITPFAPYQVREIKNTSVISYGTSSYGYDVRCADEFKIFTNINSAIIDPKNFDENSFVTMQSEVCIIPPNSFALARTVEYFKIPRNIVTICLGKSTYARCGIIVNVTPLEPEWEGHITLEFSNTSSLPAKIYANEGVAQVVFFESNESCEVSYKDRKGKYQGQTGVTLPKV, from the coding sequence ATGAGTGTAAAGCCTGATAGGTGGATCAGAGATATGTCGGAAAAATACGACATGATTACTCCATTTGCACCTTATCAAGTCCGAGAGATAAAAAATACATCTGTTATTTCTTATGGTACTTCTAGTTATGGTTATGATGTGCGTTGTGCAGATGAGTTTAAAATTTTTACGAACATTAATTCAGCAATTATAGATCCTAAGAATTTTGATGAAAACAGTTTTGTAACGATGCAATCTGAGGTATGTATTATTCCACCTAATTCTTTTGCACTAGCTCGTACTGTAGAGTATTTCAAAATCCCTCGTAATATAGTCACTATTTGTTTAGGAAAATCCACCTACGCTCGCTGTGGTATTATTGTCAACGTCACACCATTAGAACCAGAATGGGAGGGGCATATTACCCTAGAATTCTCTAATACTTCCTCCCTCCCTGCCAAAATTTATGCTAATGAAGGAGTAGCTCAAGTCGTTTTCTTTGAGTCCAATGAATCTTGTGAAGTTTCTTATAAAGACCGTAAAGGGAAATATCAGGGACAAACTGGGGTTACTTTACCAAAGGTGTAG
- the yajC gene encoding preprotein translocase subunit YajC, whose product MNFFITDAWAEGSKQAVNSADFLLPMIVFATFFLIYYFFIIRPRLKRQKERLTMLGTVKKGDEIITYGGLLGKVLEVGDNFLQVELAEGIQVKVERNGVSRVVPKGTMKNL is encoded by the coding sequence ATGAATTTTTTTATTACGGACGCTTGGGCAGAAGGTAGTAAGCAAGCAGTAAATAGTGCAGATTTTCTTTTGCCTATGATAGTTTTTGCCACATTTTTTCTTATCTATTATTTCTTTATTATCCGCCCTAGGTTAAAACGACAAAAAGAGCGCCTCACTATGCTTGGAACAGTGAAAAAAGGGGATGAAATTATTACTTATGGAGGGTTGCTAGGAAAAGTACTTGAGGTGGGTGATAACTTCCTGCAAGTCGAGCTTGCAGAAGGAATCCAAGTTAAAGTTGAAAGAAATGGAGTATCTAGGGTAGTGCCTAAAGGCACTATGAAAAATCTATAA